One genomic segment of Ptychodera flava strain L36383 unplaced genomic scaffold, AS_Pfla_20210202 Scaffold_62__1_contigs__length_770838_pilon, whole genome shotgun sequence includes these proteins:
- the LOC139128637 gene encoding nectin-3-like, giving the protein MYAGYLLVPITLHSVLCGLQYVSGIQFVEEPADVTKTLTYGIAGTDYPFPLNCQVSSLESGQKVSWFKNGEIISDGYDFRDNVKVRLVDVTNDRYRIISYNTPLKFTLQVRSVTANTAEFDSGSYQCAVTWWQNDAAVPDGRSRTAEVNIYVIPSSNYPVCRVSNPNGQDVITAERTTVTTTIVLPSVTHTLTCLSSQSTPVVGLFWSRNDQSGSLPRENHGNNDNGLPYIAVDWIPSRNDGSTLTFTCTLQHPGLSSDRTCSINFNIQYAPIVTIDPTDVMVTEENDEIVLHCNQDANPQVTEPVWYYDDDVVNSGGRFRLEGMSLRILYFSLCDNGDHTITCELTNVIGTGCDNVTLTVDVQYSSTKQPYSQRPKTELFSKMSTTATDNTDVTTMCLQYCVSERAAAKNNIGLSIGLLFVGLILGIFSTAVVWFFMNKRGLMERRYGNNSNVADNVKSSDDIELNTKDNLGIESDINNDDEQNYQVIKEYDATTDKAREESKVKDTANYANIPSRQFEGEDEHYQSLGKHSDDVYTGLTTGNKI; this is encoded by the coding sequence ATGTATGCTGGTTATTTGCTGGTGCCAATTACACTTCACAGTGTTCTGTGTGGACTACAGTATGTTTCAGGAATTCAGTTTGTCGAAGAGCCCGCAGATGTCACGAAGACGTTAACATACGGAATTGCCGGCACTGACTATCCATTTCCCCTAAACTGTCAAGTAAGTTCACTGGAGTCTGGTCAGAAGGTATCGTGGTTCAAAAACGGAGAAATCATCAGTGATGGCTATGATTTTAGAGACAATGTCAAAGTTCGCTTGGTCGACGTAACTAATGATAGATACAGAATCATTTCGTATAATACTCctttaaaatttacattacAAGTGAGGTCAGTTACTGCAAATACCGCTGAATTTGACAGTGGTTCCTATCAATGTGCAGTGACATGGTGGCAGAATGACGCCGCAGTGCCTGATGGAAGATCAAGGACAGCCGAAGTTAACATTTACGTCATTCCATCATCAAACTACCCAGTTTGCAGAGTGAGTAATCCAAACGGACAAGATGTCATCACAGCCGAAAGAACAACGGTAACAACAACAATTGTCTTGCCTAGTGTAACACACACTTTGACTTGTCTTTCTAGTCAATCTACCCCGGTAGTTGGATTATTTTGGTCTCGTAACGACCAAAGTGGATCCCTACCGAGGGAAAACCACGGTAACAATGACAACGGTTTGCCATATATTGCTGTTGACTGGATTCCATCCCGCAACGACGGTTCGACATTGACATTTACCTGCACTCTTCAACATCCGGGTTTGTCATCCGACAGAACATGTTCAATCAACTTCAATATCCAGTACGCACCAATAGTGACAATCGATCCAACTGATGTCATGGTAACAGAGGAGAATGACGAGATAGTGCTGCACTGCAACCAAGATGCAAATCCACAAGTTACAGAGCCTGTTTGGTATTATGACGATGACGTAGTGAACAGTGGTGGTAGATTTAGACTGGAAGGTATGTCTCTACGTATTTTGTATTTCAGCCTATGCGACAATGGTGATCACACGATAACATGTGAGTTAACTAATGTTATCGGAACAGGTTGTGACAATGTAACGTTGACAGTGGATGTACAATATTCATCAACAAAGCAGCCATATTCTCAGAGGCCTAAAACGGaactgttttcaaaaatgaGCACGACAGCAACAGACAATACTGATGTCACAACAATGTGTTTACAATATTGTGTGAGTGAAAGGGCGGCTGCAAAAAACAATATCGGGCTCTCTATAGGACTCCTCTTTGTTGGTCTAATACTGGGAATTTTCAGTACTGCCGTTGTATGGTTTTTCATGAACAAGCGTGGACTAATGGAACGGAGATACGGCAATAACTCAAATGTCGCAGATAACGTGAAATCTAGTGATGACATCGAGCTGAATACTAAAGATAATCTTGGCATTGAAAGTGATATAAACAATGACGATGAGCAAAATTATCAAGTTATCAAGGAGTATGACGCCACGACAGATAAAGCCAGAGAGGAGAGTAAAGTTAAAGATACAGCTAACTACGCTAACATCCCTTCAAGGCAATTTGAAGGTGAAGATGAGCATTATCAAAGCCTTGGGAAACATAGTGATGATGTGTACACAGGACTGACCACGGGCAATAAAATTTGA